CGGCAGAAAGCACAATTGCGGGACGTCTTTTGTTTTCATTGCTGTTCATGCCCAATCGTGTTGCTCGGGAAAGGCTGAAAGATTGGGCAAGGGACACGGCCAATTGCGATTTACCGACGCCAGTAGTGCCTATAACGGCTACGATGGGTCTTTGAGATGTCATTTGTGACCTGATGGATAGTTTTAGACTCCGTATGAAGTTGAGCATCCGCTCCTTTGCTTCTTACATGTTGAAGTGGTGAAATGTAGTCGATGTGACTGAAACAGCCAGCACTCCTCCCTCGTCGatactttttcttttttgtcgGAAGCTTTTGGTGtcaacaaaaaaaaagtccGCTTTTATCCTACTTAGCTTAATCTAAATAACATATGGTCAATCTTGCCAGCAGTATATAAGGTCAAACATCGTCTACGCAGTAATGACTGCCACACAACCATGTCCATCTGTTCATAAACCCAACTCCATACATGCGATGTATAAATATATGCAAGATATTCAAGTACAGTAACAAATTTGTCCAGAAGTCCCAAAAGTGTTGTCGTTCAGCCAGCCCTTCTTAATTCAAATCAAAAGATACAATTAATACCCACGCCAATATGCTAGTGAATGCGACCGCCCCTTTCAGACCCGCAATGAACTTGACAGCAACGCCGCTTGAATCATCGCTTGTTTGTGTATTTTTCCCAAAATTCACAAAACTCGATCCACACGCCTCATTGACTCTTCTCACAGCCGCATTGATAACCGTCGAGTTGAGCGTTGTTGTGTTAGAAAGGTATGACTCATAGGTATTGAGCAAAGAAGCAGAACACTTCGTGCAACTAGGtgttgaagatggcggAAGACTGCTCTAGTATCAGTTTGCCCTAGCATCAGAAAGAGAAGTACCTACGATATACCGCCTGGTAATCCCCAAAGATACAGATCATCTGGCCTTTCACTCGCTACTGCTTCAATGTAACAAGAAACCCCAGTATCTTTGTTGATCAGACTTTCGGCTTCTCTCATCACCTGGTAGTTCCCTACGCCCCATTTTGTTTTGATAGCAACAGGAACATTTTTCGATATGTCACTTGCACAATTAGATTTGCTTGTGAGAGCCTTCATGACGCCTGACATGTAGGCCTCGCATTGATCAATGCTGGGCTGTGGGGAAGACGTATAGGCGACGAGGTCATTGAGCGTTGTGTAGTTGCCAGAGGCCAAAGCTTTGGCCACAATGGAAGAATAAGCGGTTGAGGTGGTAAGAAGCAAGGAAAATGGAAGGCAGTACAGAAATGTCTCTGAAGAAACAAGGGATGCGAGATATAGCAtacaggaggaagagagggaggtAGATATTGCGAGATCCAGCGGAGTTGGCACGGGGGAAGGGGGTGCGGTGAGAACTGTGGATGGGCGTGTAGGGAGAATGGCATCGGCGGATGACTCTACAGAGTCTGCGGCATTATCGATGATAGCTGTGGAGTTGGACCTGGGCAGCAGGAGGGTGAGATGGTCGTGGCCCTTCTCTGGAGATAGCAGGGGACGTGGCTGGAGGCGATGTCTCTGCCTGCTGGCCTTAGGGAAGTGTCCGGATCCATGTGCGTGACCGTGGGCTGTGTCTGCAAGGGATAGAACAATGCCCACTGCCACCAGGAGAAGCCAAGTAAATCTCATCGCACCTAGTGCAGTGCCGTCTCCCCTAGCGCGACGCGTCGATCCTCTACTGCTGATGCGCGCTGGGATGATCGACCCCTGACCTAAATATTGGCTCGTCCGAGATGTTTTGTTTTCAAGAACGGGCCGCCCAGATTGTTATCAAGGAGTGTAAGGCCCACGAGAGCTGTCGATTCGCCCTGATATTATAGGACTGCAGGAGGAGCGTATGTagataaagaaaagagaagtgATGGTGCAAAAGCAAACGCAAAAACATACACTCAACAGAAAATCACCGGTCGGCCTGGATTTTTGGCAGATCTTGTCATTCCTCCTGTGTCTGCCATTCCATTGAATGCTCATTTTTTCTGATCACTTCATCCCCGGGGCATACATCACCGCCCAGAGACCACATCGATGCTCGTTAAATACATCCGATCAGACAGTTGTTCGATAAAGCGCCACTCGCCATTCACGCAGAGTAGTCGTAACGCACAGGCCTTACATTTGATCAGATGGTGGCTCGCTACTTGAGGAGTCACAATGCTTCACTGAATCTCTAGTAAATAACAATGTCTGGCTCTTAATGTCGTAGCAAGACATACACGATGTCCTCAGTAGAGAATCTTTAGTCATCTATCCATATACAGCTAGCTGACTGGGTTTCAATCCACGTGCTGCAAAATGAACCAAACAACAGCGGCTACCGAACTGCGATCGGCGTATTTCTTCAGGGTCCATATAGCGAGTCTGGATTCTGGATTCTGGATTTGAATTAATAAAATAGTGAGTAACAATTAAGCTAATTTAAAGTTCCCCACTCTACTTACTAACTTGATAGTCTCCTCCGGCCTCGGCCGACACCGGGCTCCGACTCACCCATTTGCCGGTCGGTCAGCAGTCGTAGGGGAGACCGGAGATTGACCGATGTCCGCCAAGAGGGCTTGTGCTGAGTCTACTGATAGCCAGCCGCAAGACCGAGTCAAAAGGGTGAAGTGTCATGCAGTTGAGAGTGCCCTTGTATGAGCAGCTACACGCAGAGTGTTATTATCACTTTGTCCTACCCATATTATTACACATTAGTTGGCCATCGCGTTATGCATGGAGTAGTTGAGTAGGCGTTCCAGTATATGGCACCGACCTTTTATCTCGGTAAGCAAAAGGCGAAACTTGGAGTCTGTTCAACATGTAGATAAAGATAAGTACTTTACACCCCGAAACAGTTTTACATTCTTACATGTTAAATCATATACTATACACTGCTACAGGAATCCTCATACGTTGCCATTCGGATTATTATTCTGTACTTTGCCCCTCCGTGCTCGTGCCCGCGCTTTTGCTACCTTCAGACCTGGCAAAaacaccatcttctccttcttctcttaGCGCCCGATCCACACCCATGGCCCCCACGCCAGCGCCTCCGAGAGGAATATCGCTTCCCTAGAGATGTTTCAGTCCGTATCTCAAGTCGATAACATTAAGGTACTTACAATTAATGCGCGCATTATATCACTCAAGCTGATCACACCCACCAGCCTTCCTGGTTGCTCGTCATCCTGTCCTGCCACAACTACCAGCCTATGCACTCGTCTAATCTTGATCAAACTGAATATCGCGCTAAGGGAATCCTTTGGCGAACAAGTTACCACACCAGCGAAGTCAACAGCCCGTTGTTTCAGAGCTTGTGCAATGGTCAAATCAAGCGAAGTATATGCGCCATTCCGCACCAGAGTCTGATAATTGCGTCAGCCAAGTATGATATAATAAGACCATGTTGTACTTACAATGACATCAACAGTTTCATACAGATTGAGTACTTTGCCCTGGTCATCGACGATTGGCACAGCACTAATTCCCTGTTCCGAGAACATATGCACCACATCAAACACTGTCGTTTTCATTGTGGCAGCAGCTATCGGCCAAAACTTGTTAGTGTTTGAAGAATCAGGATTGGGCGAGACATATGTTCCGATGCCGAGTTCCTGGACAGAAGCAGTAAGGTATTGCGTAATGTCTCGGCACTGACTCAAATTAGCTCCGTCCTGGAAGAATCGTAGATGTCTCTCACATTCATGGCAATGAATTTCAGTACCCTGTACTGCGTTAAAACACTGATCACAACCTCTCCGTTGGTTTGTGGATCCTTGTCAATGAGGGGAAGGCGCCGAGCATGCGTGCGAATAAGATACCGACAGGCGTCATATAATGGGCGGAGAGGATGTACATAGAGGAGTGGTGGCGGCGGAACGTGAAGGACCTTTTCAATGTCTATGACGAATTAATACAGTCATCTGTCATTGAAAACGAAAACGGACCTCTGATACTCTGCAATCTAAATTGCTCTACGTCCGCTGTGGCACCTTCCCAACTTGAAGTATGATAATAATATTGGATCAGATGGATGACATCTTGAACCGTAAACATCCCTTTGGTGGGCTATTCAGCATATTTACTTTTTAATACGTCATAGACTCACCGGCAAATTGAGCTGACGATGTGTTCCATAAAGGTGCAGAGACCACCCCTACGATAATCCATCAGTTACGACCGCAAATTGAGGGGAAACGCAAATTACTTACCGTACAATAGCATCACATCCAatgccttcttcacctttaGTTGTGTGTCAAGCACTATCAGCCTAAAGCTGACTGGGAAAACATCATAGCTAGAGCGTTCTTTCAGAAAAGCTCGGAGTGCTTCGAGAGCTTCGTCATGAGTCAGCGGCCTTGGAGGAGCCATTGGTGGATGTGTCGCGCGTGATGGGCGACGGGTGATAGAAACGGGAGCACGGTCGGAGAAGGCTTGAGAAGCTGTAGATGACGTCGTGGACGTCGAAATTTGGGGATGATAGGATTGAGAGGGCCGTTGATTAGGGCGAAAGGATGCTGTAGGAGATGTGGAGGACATGATTGCGTGCAGGTAGCGCCGCGTACGCAATAGGTGCTATGGCAATCTTCCGAGCGGTCGGTGAAGCAGGACCGTTGGGGCAGGCAAATTAAAAGGATGGTTGAGGAAGGGTACGGCAGAGAATGGAGCGTGGTGCGTTATAAAGAAATAATCCATGGAAGAATAGACAGACATGCAGAAACAGTCCAAAGTGAGTGGCCCGCGGCTGCCGACGAGCGTCAACCCATTTCCCGGGGACCCTCATTCCGGGACCGTAATATTGGGGTACTATGTTACTGTGCTGCTGCATATCCACCATATGTCATCTGCAAATGCATGAATAGACAATTCAACACTACCGGAAGCTCCAATGTCCTCGCCTGGGAGAGTATTTACTTCCACGATCTGTGTCATACCTTCATATAATTCGCTTTCTCACAGAGAAGGctggttgttgttgttccCGCACCTGTGTTGCGGCGGCCGACCTGACTAGTAGAGCAGTTCATACTGTGTTCCAATTCACCTTCTGCAAAGATGGCAATCATCTGTGGCTTGTGCTTAACCCTCATTGCTAATCATCTAAATCCTCTCTGCCGGAACGATTACTGTAAGGCGGTTGCACATGCACATTCGGAGCCTCTATTGTTGTACCCACAACTTCTCGCTTCCTCTCGTTCTCTTTTCAAGTAAGTACACATGATGAGACTGTGCTGTCACCCTCAAAGAAAATATCATGAAAATAGCGACAGATATACATTACTTATAAAACTGTAAGCGTCCCAATTCACTATAATCCAGGAAGTAGCATCGACACCTTTGAGACGCAGACGGCAAGTACAACTAGATCCATCTTTAAAATACCGAAATACCACTTATTCTACCTGTGTATAGTTTCCAGGGAACACGCCCGTGACTCCATTCAATCTCCCCGTCCACCAATCCTCGGCACTTTCTGTCTGCTCAACGATTTCAATCCTATCGCCCGCGTGGAAAGACAAGTCACCTTCCGCCTGTGCCTCATAATCAAAGATGGCAGTGGCATACTTGACGTTGTTGTAGCTGGCCTTGGGTTTCAtaggtggtggaggagggggagctTTCTTGCTGACTGTACTGGTGGTCGCAACACCGGCGGCAGGGGCAGTATAGGGAGGTGGGGCAGACACAGCATGCGACTGAGGAGGTGAGAATGTTTTCTTTTCCGCCGCGCTGTAGGAGCCATATGAATCGGTTGAGGTTTTACGATCAAGCGTACGGGAGGTAGTGCGAGAAGCGAATGAATTCGCACGACCTGGAGCGCTGCTACCAGATGCGCTTCGGTGCTGCTGCAGCAACTTGGCTACGTACAATTGATTAAACAGGCGGATATTACAGGATGCTCAAGGTACGCACCTGTGGAAACGATCCTCTTGGTGATCTGCAACTCTTCAATCCTTTCCGCGGCATCACCCCTCTGCTCGAGGTAGATGTTCTCAATATCCTTCCTGGTGAGATCGTATTTTCCATCGGCAAAGGACTGCAGCTTTTCCATCATGATGTAATACACGTTAAGCCTATCCTGTGTCAGCACTGGTCGCCGTCACGCCATCCGAAATGCAAACGTACTGCATGTAGTAAAAGGAGTGGAAAAGGGGGTCAATGAATCGCGTCGCCATGCcgaggaaatgaggaagcTCAGTCTTGAGCAAGTTGTTATAATGCTCATACTCGCCGGACGCAAGCTCAAAGTCCTGTTCGACCTTGAAAAGATTTTTCTCGTCACTCAggctcttctccttcttttctcgaAGCTTGTTAAGACTGTTGTTGTGTCGATCATAATCTATTAGCTTGTGTTCCCGCTTACTGATGGTCTTGCGAATCTTCTTGCAGATTTCCACAAGCTCCTTGCAAGGACCGACAATTCGGGACTCGATGAGCTCCAGCTCGGGCAGAAGGGTCTCGCGcacttcttccatcaacgTTTGGTAGGTTGTGATGTTCTGCACCGTGGTCTCTGCCTGTGGATGTTTGGCAGCGAGATTATACTCGGCTCCCATAGGGGAGAAAAGGGTCGCAAGAGATCCTGAGAAACTGGAGCCGGAAGCCAGGAGGTCTAAAAAGTCGTGTTAACCATACAAGTCATGATGGGAAATGGAAACATGAAAAGCTCACTAGAGACAGAGTCACGAAAGACCACAGAGTCTTTGTGCATCTTTTGGCAAGCAGcctcaacagcagcaaatTTACGCTCACTGTGAGGCGGATAATGGTCAGTTAAAGCTTGCTCGTAGCGACACGCAATGATAAGAAAGCAACCCACTAGTCGTTGAATTCGGGATCGGTGGACTCTGCGATGATTCACAGCTGTCAGCATCGATCTCACAGTCGAACTACAATGTCTCAGAATTCCAGCCTTACTCTTCGCCAGTCCAATCCTGCTGGTGAGGTTATGAGGTGTCCTATGGTGCACAATCACACATCAGCATGCCAAGAACCGTACATACCGCATGCCCGACGATGCTTGGAAAGGGCAGACATACCTCTGTAAAGCCTTTGTAATACCCTTCATTCTGAGTGACAGGGGCTGTCAATGATCttggagggagagtgcggTGTCTGAGAGAAGACAGAAATGGAAGTTGCAAGGTGGAAGTGCATTGATGGCCGACGTTGTCGGTCGACAGCAGTCAAGAGCCAGCGAGGCGGCCGGGGACTGCAGCACGCCAGCTGCGCAAAGGCGGCGGCTCTCCCCGCACGCCCCCACCCCCCCAAGCCACCATAATTTCCAGTAACACGTACTCAGCCTTTAGGCGCGCCTGGCTATCACCATGTACGAGCTAATAAATAAATGCATATATACGTACTACGACTGTACAAACGAGTACAAAACGTCCCCCTTTACACTATGCCAACACTCTTGATAACTTCGtctgcccttcttccctttcctcggGCTCTGATAAGACCAAGCATCCTCGCCTCTTCCACGAATCTGATAAAGGTCGCATGTAGTCTATTCTCGTCATGCGTAACCCTTTTGGGTGCTTCATTACGCGACTCCTTGTCTATGTTTTCATCCTTGTCCGTCTGTTCAGATCCGACTCGGGCGCCATTTCCCTCTTTGTTCTCTTCAGTCCTCCTCTCGTCCTCCCCTTGAAAGCTGTCCAGCCAGTCCCACAAGTTAACTGTTTTCCCTGCACTTTTCCAGAGCTCAAACAACGTTTGAAGTCTCTTTAGTTCTAGAATCTGGTCTTCCTCGTTCACCTTCAGCTCTTCAAGTTCTCCCggcttccttcttttttcgcTATCCATACTAGCGGATGCCGCCTTTCGTTTGGTGGACTTATGGCGGTTTGGAGACTGTTTCTCAGGGGCTGACGCAGGGAAGAAAGGTAAAATATCCTGGGGATCTGAGAGggagtggaggatggatgTGCGGGGGGCAGGGTTGAGGACCTGCACATGGTTTAAGTCCGCATCCTGATGGTTGCCGACGCCGCTGTCAGTACTCACAGAAAACATGTCAGGATGAGGGTTCAGTTCAAACAAATCTTTCCGGGGTATCGAGGGATTTGTCGGATTTGATTTCACGGCGTTCAGCAACGATTGCACTACTCGCTCTTGGTCAGAATTTTTCGTTTTCTCGACCAATAACGCCAGGGGAGAGTTGAGAGAATGATACAGCAACAACCACTACGTTCGCACAGAGGATCAGCATCGGCGGTCATTAGAAAATAAAGGGGGTGGAACCTTTAACGTTTTCATCGCAGCCGCTACCCCTCCGCCAAGGAGTGCCTCATTAGATCTTAACTCTTCGGCCAAGTCTTCACTGATTTTGAATGGGGCTTCGAAGGAGCTCTAATTATAATCCCAGTTCAGACACCCAAATTCTATTGAAACTTGCACCATTCACCCACCCGTATTATAGAGTCGATCCcccctgctcctcttcggGAACGGCCTGATCTTAAGATGGACACATCAATGGAGCTTGGCTCAATGTGCCCCCACGATGATAAGAAGACTGCAGCTGACGAGACGGACAGTAGAAGCCTTACTGGAAGCCCGGCGTGAAGGCTGCTAAATCCGTTAACCTTAG
The nucleotide sequence above comes from Cryptococcus neoformans var. grubii H99 chromosome 1, complete sequence. Encoded proteins:
- a CDS encoding nuclear protein SNF4 — protein: MSSTSPTASFRPNQRPSQSYHPQISTSTTSSTASQAFSDRAPVSITRRPSRATHPPMAPPRPLTHDEALEALRAFLKERSSYDVFPVSFRLIVLDTQLKVKKALDVMLLYGVVSAPLWNTSSAQFAGMFTVQDVIHLIQYYYHTSSWEGATADVEQFRLQSIRDIEKVLHVPPPPLLYVHPLRPLYDACRYLIRTHARRLPLIDKDPQTNGEVVISVLTQYRVLKFIAMNCRDITQYLTASVQELGIGTYVSPNPDSSNTNKFWPIAAATMKTTVFDVVHMFSEQGISAVPIVDDQGKVLNLYETVDVITLVRNGAYTSLDLTIAQALKQRAVDFAGVVTCSPKDSLSAIFSLIKIRRVHRLVVVAGQDDEQPGRLVGVISLSDIMRALIGSDIPLGGAGVGAMGVDRALREEGEDGVFARSEGSKSAGTSTEGQSTE